The genomic window gCATGCTGGGGTACAGCCCAGCCAACGGACTTGGAGTGTCCTCTCGGTGCAAAACCGGGGGGTCActtggggatggggagcagtGGGGTGCAGGGTGGTACCCAGAGCATAAGGCTGGCGTGGGACATTTGCAGCTCCCTCCCCATCTCCGCTCCCTGAATTCCTCCCCACACCCTCTGTTTCTGGTGGTGTCTTTGCATGATAATCTGCCTGTGCTCAGGGAGCAACGGGGCAAGCTGGCTGCATTTGTGGGAGGAGCTGCAATGGCCCACGGTGACCCATGGACATCTGTGTTCCCTGCTGGACTGCACAACCAGGAGGATGCCTGAGGACCTCCTGCTCACCAGGTGTGTAGATGCAGACCCCAGATTGGGCCAGAGCCCTACGGAGAGGTTTGAGGGGCTTCCACTGGGGAGCATGCTGCTTGGTGTCTTTCCTCCTGAGATGcacactgcaggagcagggctgtctGAGCTCACCAGAGTGCCCACCCTGAGCTGTCTCTGCCAGTCTGGAGGTATtgctctgtccccagcagcccaggctgtgtCTGAGCCCCATTGTTTCCTCCAGGCCAGGCTAAAGCCCTTCACAGCAGTGTGGGAAAGGCAAGTCTGGAAGAAATCCAAGCCACTGGCAGATGGGGACAGGTGGCAGCACCTCAGGGGACCCTGCCTGCCCCATCTCTTGCCTACCCCAGCACTGCGGATAGGGCATGGTCCTGAGCCATAACCCTCTGGCATTTTAGCACCAGTGTCCCCACAGTGCCCAgtgtcccagcactgctggcttctCCCACACGATGGAGCAGAGCGCTCAGCATCTCACACACTTACAGCCCTGCTGAGGGCTCCTGCGCCTTTCTGCTATTTGGGGTTACCCCAAAACGCAGCACATGGCTCCATGTCGCAAGGGCTGAGCAAGAAAGGACAGACATGAGCACTTGGGTCTCCAGACTGCTTTATTGGGTGGGGGGGCACGTGCAGAGGTGGCACACTGGGTTCCAGTCGCTTGTCCCAAAGGGACAGTTTGGTCACTGCATGgctcccacccagccctgcGCAGCAGGGCCTCGCCAGTCCCGTGtacccccagcacccccagtgCCCCGCAGGTGTGAAGCAGCTGGAGACAGCAGCGGTCCCAGGGGGTGTCCAAAAAGAGCCCCCAgaatggcagcagtggggccaAAGCAGGCTCTGTGTCCTGCCTAAAGCCtaaagcagcacagggagggctgggctgggggggacAAAAGCATCGTGGTGCCATAAATAGTCCTgctgcccccatccccatggGGTGCAGCGGGGGGACGTGGAGCGCTGCCGCCGTCCTAAAACCAGCTCACTTGGTTGGATTTGAGTCCTGTGAAGCACATGTTGTTGGAGCAGACCCCTCCGTAGGCGGGCGGGCAGGCTGAGCATGGCCTCCCCATCTTGTACGGTGCTTCCCCGATCCAGTTACCcctgggaagagaggagaggagaaggagcaTCACCCCCTGCACAGCACCAAGCACGGCTGGCCGCCCGCGCCCACTTACTTGATGGCGTAGTTGCAGACGAGCAGGACGGCGCGGCGCCACGTGCTGCCCCAAACATGCACGTTGCTGCAGgcctgcagggcacagcccaGCCTGTTGGAGGAGGCCCACACCATCTGCATGGGACACAGCACGGTCAGCCCCGCTGGGTCTGGGAGGCAGAATCAACCAGGCCCAAACTGCCCGGGTGCGGTGCCATGCCCAACCCAGCACTGCTCAAACACCCACTTCTCGATGTCCCTTTTCTGTGCCCTCAGCGTGCTGTGATGCACCACCTGAGTTAAAGGAGCAGCCGAATCCGGGTCATGTCTCCAGCACACCCAAATGCATCCCCAGAGCCGTCCCTGAAGCGCTGCCAGCCTGGACACAGGGAGGCGAAACCCCTCCCAAGGAGACCCGAAGGAGAAAGGCTGCTCCTAAAGCCGCTGGAGGCTGAGTTTCTCCCAATAAACATGCATTTTGCACATTTGTGGCCCAGACAGCCCcgggcacagctgtgctccagacacTCGTGCAAACACCGGAGGGGTCGGCCCGAGGCAGGGGGGCAGCGGGAGACTTCCAGCTCTGGCTGGAGGTGCCGTGGGATGAAGGGGGGCATTCATGGGGCCGGGCAGTGCTAAAAAGCCACTCTGTCGCGCAGGAGATGATTCATGGCCGGCCAAGGCGGGAAggggctgtttgtttttttttctcttcccagctTCTGAGGTGTTAGTGGGATAATGAggagaaatgaagggaaaaatggTCTTGGACCGAAGTGCCGGGATCGATCCGGAGGGAAGCAAGATCCCGGCCCTGAGTGTGTGCagggggcagagctgcagccccaagTGCCGTGAGGTCCCCGGGGCGCGTTTGCCCTGGAGAACCCCATCCTCTCCCACAGGACTGCGGTGCTGCTGCCCACCCACCCTAATTAGGGACCCAGACCCCCTGCTTAGTGGGGAGCCAGGGCTCTCACCTGAGTGTAGTGGCTGCAGACAGAGCCGCTGCACTTGGAGGGACAGCGGGGGTTGCACTCGCGGGGATGTGGGAAGGAATAGTGCTGCTGCTCGTGGTGCCACGACCTCACCATGTCCACCACGGAGCGGTACCTGCCACGGGAAGGCTGCGGCGTCAGCGGGCATCCCATCGCATGAACGCTGCGCCCGAGCCTAAAAGCTGAGCGTGGGGCCGCGTGGTGGGACGCggttccccaccccccccttacCTGCCCGAGTGGATGGAGAGGTTCTGCCCCACATACTTCATCAGCTGGGGGGGGCCGTGCTCCCACACGCACCGTGCAGCCCACGCCTCCGCCACCCTGGCCAGCCGCTCGTCCCACACCTGGCGGGGGAAAAGGGAACGGCAGGGGGGGTTTGGGCTGCCGGGGGGAAGCGAGGGGAGAAACCCGCTCCTTGTGTTCGGAGGGGCACTGAGGAGCTGctcctgttctgctgctggaacagctgcttCCTTCATGCATTATTTAAAGCTTCCTCACCCATCCTGAAGTACGTGGGGAATGAGCCTCAGCCATGCCTGGGAGAGTTATTTGGCAGGCAGGCATTTAGGATGCCCTGGGTGTCTGGCACAGGGCTTGCAGGCAGGAATGCCTCTCTGTGGCTGATggttgctttgttgttgttttttttttttttagtgagatGCTACAAGGAGAGATTCACAGGGATGTGTCCCCCTGCTCACATCCCTCAAAGGGTCTGGATGGCGAGCTGTGGGCAGCAAATCCCTCAGGCACAGAAGGGTTttgccccagcagcacagtggggaGACCAAGGGGGACAAGCTGATGCTGGAGGTGGGATGCTGGTGGCCCCGTCACTGGAGTGCATGTGTCCCTGGaccagcagctgtgccagctctgcGGGTCAGAGGCACCTGAAGCACATCCTGGAGGCATGGAAGCTCCAGGAGATCTCAGGAACTCCTGGCCCCTCATGGCCCATGCTAGAGGAAGGGTGGGCATGCTGGGGTGCTTCAGGCTGCTAGGAGCTGGTCCAGACCCACCCAGGTGCCCGAGGGCACCGCAGTgatgccagcagctctgctctctgctgcaggaCCTCCCAGGACACCTGCAGACACCAGTGAGGCCAGTAGCTCCCCGCACTGCTGGGACAGTGGGAAAACCCCACTTCCAGCCCTGGGGCAGGGAGATAAGGCACCCACATCTGCCCCAGCTTTAGCATGGCATGCAGCGGTTGCACCCAGTATCCACTCCCACCTCTCTCTCCTGGGGGAAAGCTCTGGGATGCATAATATCCCCAGGACAGGCACTGAGCCACAGTACAACAGGCACGGGTGATGCATACTCACCATGTACTCCATGTTGGCAGCGGGGGGGGACACCTGCGCCCGCACCTGGTTGTGGTAGTCCAGGATGGCATTCATGTCACGGGGGGACAGGtaccggcggcggcggctccggggCATCCCTGCACCTGGGGCTGGACCCGTCCTTGTGCTGCTAGGAGGGGACAGGAGCTCGGTGGCGTTGGGCAGCACCAAGGAGCTGGACTCGTGGGCCAGCCAGCACAGCACGCTGGTGAAGCAGAGGTGCAAGTGCAGCAGCGGCATTGCAGCGTGGATCTCCTGTCCCTGCTCCCGGAGTGTGGTGCTGGAAGAGAAAACATGACCTGCACCGCTTTGCTTTGCATCGCTCATGCAAATCCCATTGCTCCAAATAAGAGGGAactcatagaatcgtagaatattccaagttggaagggacccataaggatcatcaagtccaactcctatCGTTTCCTTTGTCCTTCTcaaaagaagtgttttaaatGAAGCTCTGATAACCTGCAGCTCCCGCTCGtttggcacagcagcactgtgagcagcagggagatgtCTGTGGAATTCCttctcttgtttcttttaaGAGATATCAGAGCAGGATCTGCCCCACTTTTCATCTGTCCCACCTACCTGCTGCACAGGGCTCCCGAGGGGCACAGTGAGAGCCtgccccgacccccccccccccaacatctGTATGGTGAGGAAACCCCCAGAACAAAACGGAAAGCACGGATTAAAACAGCGAGAAATCCTACAGAGTCCTTCTCTTGGGAGGGGGGAATAAACCACCGCAAAACCAggataaaaagtaaaaagggaAACGCTGGAATCTGCTCATCGTTCAGCCACCGCATCCCCGAGCGCTCCCCTCTCACCCCACGTACCTGAAGCACTGAGCGGAGCGCAGCCGAGCCCGGCACCGCGCGGGGCCAACCTTTGCAAACAACCTGCGCTGGACACGTGTGCCAGGGATTTAACCCAGGCGAGGCGGGCAGCCCGCGGCAGCGTGACGCAGAAGCTGCATCCTAACTCGTCCCCCCGGGAACGTGCTGAGGTTTGGGGAGAGCTCTGCCGGGCGGTTTATAGCCGGCTCTCGGTGCACGCCTCTTGCACACGCAGCCGCCGCTGAGCCCCACGCGCTGCTGGAGGGAGaagccagcagagctctgcgTGGTGCTCCGGCAGGCAGGGACGCTGTTTGTTTCagtggtgtttgttgttgttgttgtttttacgAGATATCTACAAGGAAAGATTCCCTGGGATGTGTCCCCCTGCTCACATCCCCCATTGGGTCTGGAGGTCCCCAGGCACAGAGGGGTTTTGCCCCAGCAGAGCAATGAGGGGCAACAACACCAGGGGGGACCCTACTGCTGTGCAAGCTGATGGCAGGAGTGTGACTTCCCGGGGTGGGATGCTGGTAACACTGCCACTGGGGTGCGTGTgtccctgctggcagctgtcCTGCACGGaccatcctgcagcagcaggtgtgtTTTCCTATAGCACCCCGAGCATCGATCCCAAAGGCTGGCAGAGGGATTACTGGCTGCCAAAGTGACTCCTCACCCCAATGCTGTGTCACTGCCAGCACTGAGACCACTGTGTAGTGAGgggaagctgctgctcaggCAGGAGAGAAGGATAAGAAAAAGGTGCTGTGGGGACCATAGTTTGGTGGCTGCTGTGCTTGTTCTGCAATGGACGATGCTCTAAGCCTTCCCAACACAGATGTACATGATTCACAGATGCCCATAACCACAGGGCAGCAAGGCAAGAAGTCTGTCACAGGCTGAGCATCCCCAGCAAACCACACTGCGACCCAAGGGACACAGGGGCTTGAGGAACACCACACCCACATGTGGAGTGGAAATAGCACCCCAGCACCCCGGTGCAGAGGTGTGCATACCAGTTCAGCCTCTCCTTGCTCTGGGGCTCTGCTGGAATATTCCCCTGTGCACATTTGTGCCCGTGCTCAAGCTTTTGTGGAATTTTCTCTCCTGTAGAGTGGCTCTTGAGGGTGGTGGGAGATATGTGCTGCAGGGATGTTCCAACCTGCACCCGGTGGAGCCAACCTCTGCATCTGACAGCAGCTAGCCTAGGAAGGGCATCGGGGTGCTTTATGGGGAGGCTTTCTCAGTGATTTATTACTTCACAAAAGACAGAGCCCTGCGTAGTGAATGCTCATCCAGTGCCATGGGCTGCAAAGTTGTGCATTTGAGGAAATAGCTCTTGTTTCCCTGATTTGATGTGCACTGGTGTGATGGCCTGGGGAGGTGGACCTGCTGCACTCCTGCTTTTGTGCAGGAGCCGAACTGCAAGCAGCCCTGCTTGGGGACAACAGGGGGTTTGCCCTGGGTGTAGAGAGAAAGTGCTGCTTAATCAGCACTCTGCGAGACAATCCGAATTCCAGGAACTGGAGGGGTTTGTGTCCCTGCCAGGCGTAATATCCTGCAGCCCAGACTGGCCTGGCTGCCAAAGCACATGgcatctgcagagagcagtgtgcAGGGAGCCAAGAAGCACACGCATTCAgctggaggaagcagcagcagcagcaaactcGTTTTAATGTGCATcgggagaaagaaaagagataaatCACTGGGTTTGCAGTCTCAGCAAGGATGCACACCAGTGCTTTTAGGGCTGATGCACGTAGCAGGGCTCCTCAGGCAGGTCCATGTgtcccagggctgtgggaaTCCTCCAGCAGCCACACGTAGAGGTGGCAGTGGGGCCATCCCCACGCAGGATGGAGTGGGCTGAGGTAGGGGCTGAGACCTGCCTGGCACCCCTGGGCTCAGAGGAGGGCAATGCAGGGAAGTGGTTTTGCTCTTCACCAGGTGTAGCAAAGCAAGGCTGCCCTGGTGCTGACCCTGGCAGGGCAGGAAAGAGGACTCTGACAGCTTCTTGCATTACCAGAGCCATGCAGTGGTCAAACACATCCGAAgcctgcttcctcctcctgggTCACAAAAGGGAGTTTTCCTTCTGACTTAGAGGTGGGAAGATTTGATCTCCATATTTTACATGATAAGAAAACCCAAGCTGACCTCTCACACTTTTATTTGTGAGCTTCAGGAGGGAACACACAGCTAAACTGTTACCTAAGCATTTTCTTCAGGactgacatttttaaaatgactcCTCCAAAGCATCCCCATTGTCATTTCCTCTGCCAGGGGGATGTCAGCATCCTGGTAATGCCCAGACCACgctcctcagctcctccaggctTCACTGAAGCCAAGATTTCACACCAAATTGGTCAGCGTGCCCCTCATCCAAGACTGAGAGAGATCCCAAAGCCTGAGGACTTCAAAGCTGTCCTTATGGTTAATTAGGAACACCTCCTTGGAACGTTAGGTCCTTTTGGACTGGGCTGAGCCCTGAAGGAGGGGTGCAGAAGGCAACAATCCAGCTGTGGGGTGAATCCTCAGCTGCCCTTCATGGCCAGAGCACAGGCACATGACACTGGGATGGGCTTCCACCTGGCaggtgagggaaaggctgttcaCGTAATCTACCTCAACTTCAGCAACgtttttgacactgtctcccacagcattctcctggggaagctggcagcccatgccTGGCACGGGtacattctttgctgggtaGAAAACTGGTTGGAGGGatgggcccagagagtggtggtgaatggagttaaatccaacaggtcacaagtggtgtttcCCAAGGGCTGGTATTGTAGCTGGCCCTggttaatatctttattgatgatctggatgagggaaTTGAGTCTACCTTCAGTAAAGAGGTGCAGGTGGCACTGAggtgggaggaagtgttgatccACCTGAGGGCAAGAAGGTCCCacaaagggacctggacaggatGATtcctgggctgaggccaatgggatggagttcaacaagaccaagtgttgggtcctgcactttggtcacaacaaccccacacattgctacaggcttggggcagggtggctggaaggctgtgcagaggaaaagaatcttggggtgttggttgatgcttggctcAATGTcggccagcagtgtgcccaggtggccaagaaggccaacagcatcctggtgtgtatcagaaacagtgcagccagcaggacagggaggtgatcgtcccctgtgctcagctgtggtggggccgcacctcgagtgctgtgctcagctgtgggcccctcactgccagACAGACATCGGggcctggagcgtgtccagagaggggcaatggggctgtgaggggtctgagcacagtggggtctgatggggagcggctgagggaactgggatggttcagtgtggagaagaggaggctcaggggagacctcattgctgtCTGTAACTCCCTGAAGGAGGTTgtgtgaggtgggggtcggcctctgctgCCCGGTAACAGCAACAGAAGGAGAGGtgatggctttaagttgtgccaggggaggctcaggttggaacttaggaagaatttattctcagaaagagaggtgatgcagtggcacagactgcccagggacGTGTTGGAGTCaccatgcctggaggtgtttaaggacagggtagatgtggcactgatgacatggttagtgggcagtattggtggtaggtgaagTGCTGGACAagatcatggaggtcttttccaacaataatgattctgtgattttatgattctccATCAGATATAAAGTTTGATAGGTACTGAATCCCTCTGCCTGTTATCTCAGAGTACACAGAGTTCAGAGCAAACCGTCCCACTGCAGCTGGCACGCAGACAGCTGTACCACCCCTTGCAATGCCATTTACAGGAACTGGAGAAAGCTTGAAGCAAGACAGCCTGTATGCATTTAGCAGAGCTTGTGGGGTGATGTATTAACGGCTCAGGAGCCTTTGTGGAGTAAAGTGCAAACTACTTCTTTGGGGCATTGAGGCAGTGGTGTCCCAGTGCCCTCCATCAAAGCGCACACCCTTAGGCTAACAGGATCTAAAGTGATCTCTTCCCTAAATAGGGAGGTTACAGAAACCACCTCTCCCAGTGTGCCTGGAGCCAAGGTCCCCCCATGCCACGAGGATGGAGCTGgggagctctgccagccccagGGAATAATTGGGGCCTTTGAAAGGCGAGAAATGTTTCCGCAGGCTCTAGAAATAAATGTCTCTGAAGTTGAATGCTGTGGACGGTAGTTTCTCGCAGAGGTGTAGTTTACAGTAACTGGGCTAAGTTTAGAAATCCGCTTACCAAACTGTGTGGACGCTACTCTCAGCACCACTCAAAAGATAGTTAATTTGCTGCGGATGCCATCAGTCTCACAAACACAACAGGGGGTATTTCTGTGCAGTGTTTCACTGCGCTTGTTGCTTGGTGTCTGCATGCTCAGCTGTTGGGCTCAGTGGTAGGAAACACATTGGTCCTTTTGAGCTCAGCCTCTATCCCATGGTGATGGTGTTAGAGTCCTGGTGGGAGCTCCCCATCCCCTGCCACTATCAGACCCTCCACAGCATGaccattttctgctgttttcccccCAGTATCTGGTGGCCACCCCATGTCACAGCATGGGGTACATTCCCCAggcccactgcctgcagctgctgcacccATTCTGGGCATGGGAGTACGGGTTGAGCACAGCTCCTagtgccagcagtgctgttgtTGGGGGCTACAGCAACACAGCCCCCAGGGCCCACACCCGGTGAAGTCAGGACACCCTGGCAGCCTCACTGTGTAATTTTCTTGCTTGGACAGGTGTATGCCACAGCTTGATTGAAGCCCCTGTGTACTCAGCTtgtgcaattttttctttccaagaccAAAATTAAGATAGAAATGGAGCACCTGGCACTGGCTCACACGCGGGTTTCttggggctgcacagggagatCTTGTTCCTGTTGCTCCTCTGCTGTGTTATTCCTGTGCGCTGGTGGCCCTTGCACCCACCACCCCTGCCCATACATTGAGACCAAGCtgctcccagggcagtgggATTGCTGCAATATCTGCCTGTTTCTGGCACTGAAGATGAACCCCCTCCCGGCTATTTTTGCTCACTTTTTCTGTACCTGAGCACCTGGAGGCTCCCTGGCTTGTGCCAGCAGGATGGGTGCAGCCTGACGGCCACCTGCTATTGCCAGCCCTCCACTCTCCCATAAAGATTGACTGTGAATCTTTGCCAAGAAATCTCCCTTTTCTCATGGGGCTTCCAAGCTTTCCCACATCCAGATGGCTGGAGCTGAGCCATCAGATTTCTGCCTGCCTAGACAAGAGATTTCTCAGGTTCAGCTGCAGAGGCGTAGATGTTCGCAAGGACCGCTTTGCTCAAAGCAGGACAGTGgttgggaaagaagaaaatgagggaGGAAACGAtcctttctgctttatttcctcaGTCCTCACCACCTGATGCTGACATGCTGCCCTGCAAATACAGCTtgggcagctcctgccctggCAGTCAGGGCTGTGATGGCAGTCATGGGGCAGCCCAGGCATCAGCTGTTCCTCCTCTCTCTTGGGCTTCAGTTTAGGGCTTCAGTTTATTAACAAAACGTGCACACTGGGGGCTTGTGTGTGTTTGACTGGCCAAAAAACAAGCTCCTGCTTTTTGGACTGCTGTGTAATAACCCAAGGCTGAGCCAAGCACATATGTGAGGTATACAGGAATGGAAATCAGAGCTCTCATCCAAAGCATTTGCGGGGAGATGCAGAGACAGGAGCTCTATGTGACGTGAGCTTTAATTAAACACATCCAAAATGGGAAGGATGCATTCCATGTCTCTCCCAGCATGGATGTATCCTTCTTGGGAGTCTCTTCTCCTCTGATCAGGGGATACATGGACATGGGAACCCCAGAAAACCCCAGTACTGAGGATAAATACCTTGCATGGGATGCCCTGGGCATTGGCAGCTGTCAGGCTTTGAAGTACGAAGGGCTGCACATGGGCAGATTCCTGCCATTCATCAGCTGCTCTGGGTGTCACTCGGGCTGTGGAACAAAGGTCTGTGCCTTATGCCAACACAGCCGTGCTGTGTGGCCTTGTCTatgccagcagctgggaaggctACTGGGTCCTGGACTGTGAAGTTTTGTCCTCCCTCTTGAACAAAACCACATGCAAGTGACCATagcacagccagctctgctcctcatgTGGTATGAGCTGGCTCTTTGTCACATcagggcacagggctgagccAAATGTGTCCCCATGCAGGagtgtgtgctgctctgcaagcCGGGACAAACACAAgggtggcagagctgctgggaatgGAGCCAAGGGAAAGGCACCCTGGGGCTCCCAGCTTGTCTCCATTACAGCCCCAgagcttcctcttctgtttGCCTACAGCCTCTGCTTGTCCCCAGCTTGTCTTCATGTGACTGAAGGACAGAAGTGTGGCATTGCCCCAGGGCTGTGGCAGAGCATGGGGCTCAGTCACCAGCAGCTGGGtttgggctgcaggaaggagcctCACCACATCCCTCTGCAGCTTTGTTATCTGCCACTCtcgtttttgttttccctttctcttcgTTCTTATTTAAGCTGGCATTTCAGTGCTGTACTGATCAGTGACGGGGAGTTTGGGAGCACCTGTGGggtgcctgcagcagagctctgtttCCAAACCTGACACCTCAAGCCATCAGAAAGTAGAACTTCACCAATTCATGCAAGTTTTATGTGATTTTCTGTCTTATGACACCAAGGGCTTGCAGAGCCCACCACCAAAGCCTGCAGTGACAGGTGGGAGACATGATGTGCTCTCAGTctctgtgaggagcagctgatgcTAATCTGGAGTAACCAGGTTAAGAGGCTACAAAAAACACCAGCAGTAGtaggagcagggctgctcttctctgctctgtatGTAAGGACAGGACCTTCTTCTGCCCTATCCAGTAGGTGAAGGAGATGTCTGTGTGAATTTAGTGTGTGCAGAGGGCAAAGCCTCCTGGCCGTGGTGCTTTGTGTCTGTCCGCCTCCTGAAGTGGTTCAGCAAACCACTGAGGCTCTGTGCCCACTGGCTGCTCTGGCTGTCCCACACAGATGACTGTTGAGGTGATGAGGAACCTTAATTGCCTCTGACAAATATTTACCTGTTTTCCTAAGCTTACAGAAACCTCGCTCCAGCCACAGCTTTGAAGCAGAACTCAAAGCCGCAGTGATGTTGATGTCTCTGGGGATGGGCACAAGGAGATGTTGCTGCAGGATGGGACCCACGCTGATCATGgcactgagcacagtgctggcaccCTGCATCCTCTGCCTGGGTCCTGTTTCCTTCTCAGCACCAGGGTAAGAATGGTTACACGAGTTCTTTGGAGTCTGTGTTACAGAAGTGGCCCATGGAAGGGGTGTTTTTAAGGCAGGATGCGCTTCTTGTGTGTTTATTCCTAGTTCTGAATTGTGTCAATAGAGATTGGGTTGAGTTGCACTTCTGTGCTGGGTTCGTGTTTAAGCAATGTAGCTTCTTTGAACTGTACAaacaaacacttctgaaaagaaTCCTACCGCTTTAAGTGAAGCTGGTAAACACTTGGATTTAAAgctttaatcttattttttacAGAACTTAAAGCTAGGAGGAAAAACATGCTGGAAAGCCGTTTATtctgagaacaggctgagatccagcagctgcctccctGCATGCAGGAGGTCATCTCTCAGAGGGACTGAGCACCTTCCACACCTTCACCCCACCCTGGTGAGGAGCAGACTGGGCCCCAGTGTTCTGCGAGATGCTCTGTGCTTGGTGGACTGGGACGGGCATCTTCAGTGAGAGCAGCCAGCTTCTGTCACTTGTGTCAGGAAGCTGGGCCAGAGCACGGTGAGTCGGTGATTGCTCTGCTAACACCTCGTGCCTGATAGTAGGATGCCATCAGATGCATTAGGGAAGCTGTAAGGATCACCCCAACCTCTGTGCAACAAGGCGGGCTGAGCTGCACGCCGCAGGCAGGCACTTGAAAACTCCAGCAGATGCTGAAGGGAAGAGCCCTGTTTGGGAAAATCAGTGATAAATCAGAACTTGGAGTCTGGATACTGGTACAGCTCTGGCTTCTCCATCAGGCAAGTGCATTCTGTGTGATGTTGTTACTGACCCAATCCCAAGGATTACTCAGTCCTTCATGCAATGCTTACTGTCCTTCTACTCTCTTGTCTTTTGGGCAGCACCTGTGGCTGACTGTCACACAGACCACACAGCTTTGGGCAAACTCAATGCCCCTTCTGATGAAGGCTGAGCTATGGGACAGCCCACTGTGGAAGAGCGGATGAGATGAGCAGGTGGTGCTGTTTGCTGAGCACAGGGAATAGGTAA from Gallus gallus isolate bGalGal1 chromosome 20, bGalGal1.mat.broiler.GRCg7b, whole genome shotgun sequence includes these protein-coding regions:
- the R3HDML gene encoding peptidase inhibitor R3HDML — protein: MPLLHLHLCFTSVLCWLAHESSSLVLPNATELLSPPSSTRTGPAPGAGMPRSRRRRYLSPRDMNAILDYHNQVRAQVSPPAANMEYMVWDERLARVAEAWAARCVWEHGPPQLMKYVGQNLSIHSGRYRSVVDMVRSWHHEQQHYSFPHPRECNPRCPSKCSGSVCSHYTQMVWASSNRLGCALQACSNVHVWGSTWRRAVLLVCNYAIKGNWIGEAPYKMGRPCSACPPAYGGVCSNNMCFTGLKSNQVSWF